Within the Setaria viridis chromosome 3, Setaria_viridis_v4.0, whole genome shotgun sequence genome, the region CTCAGGTTCCCACAGGCGACACTGATTGCCTGCATATGAAGTATTCTAGGCTTGTTGGGAGCTTGTTAGGCGTCTCCGTGTCTGAATGTGATTTTGTCCGTATAAAGTCGTCTAGCAGTGGGCAGTTCAGTAGCATATATGAAGCTGGTGGCATATTTCCTCTACTATGAACAAGTTAGATTTCATGAAATTATTGTCATTTCGTCCAAACTAAAGCAGACACGCTCGTTGctagcaagacttcaaatcataATCCAGGAGCTGGCGGCTTGCAGCCAGGCATGTGATTGCGAAGGATCAAACGACAGAGACAGGGGATGCGGTGGACGTCGAGGTTAACATCAGCTTCAGCGTCTAACCGATGGCTGCTGTTTATTGAGCAGGAGCAAAAAACGAAATGACAGGTTTATGGGCCCCATATATGAGAGTCTTGCCAAACTAGAGCAACATACGCTAACAGCACCGATGCCAAGATCAACTCAGAAATCAGTTGAACATGTATGATTTTGATCTCAGTTACCTCTACATACATGGCATACATTACAAATACAAAACCGAACCGAACATCACAACGACCATGATAGGGTTCCAGGTCCGCCCAGATGATGCGCATTAGAGACAGGGCAAGCACATCTATCTTGAAGCCACGAAATCAGATTCCTGCAAGATGGACCATCGGAACTGACTTCCACCAAAGCAGGAACTGCGCTGTTTTGTTCTAGTTCATCTCTAGATGTAAGCCTGAAAGCTATGCATGATTCAAAAATATTGCAAAATTCAATCTTCAGCGCTGCAATGGGAATTAAATAACACAGAAAAAACTGAGTTTACATGTCATTACTGGGTTGTTTGACTAAAGAAATGTTTCTGCCCGCGCTAATTGAACAGCATTATCAGTCAGATCCCTTCAACTTCCTAGGCCTCTTGGACTGGGTTGGCGACGGAGGCGCGTCTATAAATCTTCCAGTGGTCtggtaaaatattttttttttgaattaaacaaaatatattttgaGATGGATATAAGATGAATCAAACTTATACGGTCATATGTAGCAGATGATACTAGATTTTTCACTAAATCGCCTATTCGTCTGTAATCTAAAAGTAGAAGTTGTAGAAACAGTAAGGATGCATCAATTAAAGACATGCATATACcaaaaaaacaaagcaaaattCAATAGCAGtaataaaggaaagaaacaaCAAACCTTCCGCTTGTGATCCCGTTTGCCTGCTCTTTCACCTGAGGTCACATGAAGCAGGATCATGGGAAATATTAATAAAGAAGCACAAGCTCTCATATTGAAGAAGAGCAAAGTAAAACCAAAGTGTCTGCTTTTTAACTACCTGAAAACCCAACTGTATCAGGGATGAAGGTCCGATCAATATCTCTATTAGAACGCTGCAGATAAATACAAATAATTGCTAAGTAGAAAGCAAAAAAGACATTGATACTTGATAGGGCACTAGCTATCGAACGTAACTATTACAGCGGGGGTGGGGGGATTCACTTTGCACTAGacattctttccttcttttttagaTGGTTGCACCGGATATTTGAATTTGAAGTGCCATGAGTTAGTATACGTTATCAACATTTCGCACGCTCCTGTTAAGACTTCACTAAGCTCTTCATATCATAGCTTCTATTAAGGAACTAGTTACAGCCATTTAACTCTGCAACAGATTGCAGCAAGAGGAAGCCTATTTGCATTCCAACATACATAATCCCCGTGGTTTATGACTTCACATTATCGCCACAGATCGCCACccaaaaaaagaggaaaaaagtGGGTGATTCATATGTTACCTTAGGTGTGCTTGGTGCCTCCGTGAAGGAACTTTCTCGGTTAGCTGAAACTTCTGCCTCTTTATTTTGCAGCTATTAACATAAAATACAAAAGAGAACTGTTAGCTAAAGGGAACGTTCTTAacacaaataaatatttttaacaGGCGATTcagttttcttctcttttttattgTGTAATTCAACAGGCCCTTCCAGAAGAACAATCATAAATTGAGAGTCAACAATTTTGCAACCAAAATAGATTAAAAGCAGATGCAAATTGCTAATTACTAAATAACCTAACAGCCTTAAAAATAAGTACCTGCTTCTGTAAGTTAAGCAATGTGAGTATCTCATTTCGCAATTCAAGATGTTCTACACAAACTGCTTTTGTTGGAACTTTTGGCTTCAAATTCACCTACAAAAAAAGACGGTTGCTCAAATACATTTATGTTATACACGACTTAATCAGGTGTGCATAAAGTATAGGACAAACCCCTAGATCTTGTAGTGTCTGATCAACCCTTTTGATAACTCTAAGTCCAGCTGAAGCACTTGCTGCTTGGACCATTTGGTCAAGCGCATGGGTTCTCAAATACACTCGAAGCTGAAAATGAAAGCATACAAGTCAAATGcatctaaaaaaattataaaaatagatGTATCAATCTTTGTATGGTTCATTAGACACTGCAGTTAATACAATCATATGACCAGTGGTCACTAGTGGCATATTTATACTAGGTCTGTTTCTGCTGTGTGTAACACTAAGAGCAGCCATCTTCAACAGAATGGATGAAACTCACTATTATATTCATTTTAAAAGATAAATAGGATATATTTATGTAATATTTCACATTTGAAAGGAAACATAGACCGCTAAGTCCATGAGAATGCAAGTGGAATGGTTAAGAACTGCACTGCTCAACACTACTAGAACAATAATACAGTTCTAGCATGCAAATGCATTCTTTTTCTACCTGATTATCATGAGCATGCTGTGCCATAGAGCCATGGAATGCGGGAAAAACGAATTTACAAATATGGCAGGTTAAAATATATCTAATACGTGCCTTTCAACACGACAGCAGAACTTTTAACGGAAACATGAATAAATGCCACTGTGAAGTAGGCAATTTCAAAAATGCCAGTGTAACTGTGAAGTATGCATTTTCAAAATGCCACTGGTTGTGAGGTTGATATCTGAGCCCCCACACATGGCATTTGTCCGAATTCACTGTTTTGATGGGATAAAATATTCATGCAACCTCACTACCTTAAGTGTCCTGAGAGAATACTATCATAAAAAATCAAGGTGATACCTCAGATCTAGAATGCAGGAACTAACATTGAAAATGCATAAACTGAATCCGGAATGTATGCTGATCTATTATCCTTCAGAAGTTACTGAATGGTGGTCACACAGATGCATCAACTATGATGAGCTGAATTTAGGAGTGGTGTCACTTAGAGGAGCACAACAAAATGAAATGTCAACTAATCAACTGTAAGACTTAATCTGAAATAGTTCCAGAATTACTGTTCGTAGTGAATTAGGTATGGAGCTGTTCGCAGCTGTATTTGGATGTGTTAACGGTGGATGAGTGCTGCTCAAGGGAGATACACCATCAACAGGAACCATAGCATTATCAGAGCTCGAAGGCATTCCAGCTTCATCCACATTCTACAAAGTAGAAAACAGTTAGGTATCAAGCAGAGAGCCCCATTTATCTCTTGAAATTAACAATGATTGAAATAAAAGTATTGTGCCTGCACATCGGCATAAACCTGAAATGCTCAAATGGTAAAAGTGCTATTTAATTGAACAACCAATGAAAATCTTGATGATCTGCCATTTAGTTGCTTCACAAAAACAAATGGAAATACTTTTGTCCCAAAAATACCATATGGATTACCATTAGAAGCTTATTGTTTAAGATTACTTTTTTTATAGGACATATAGAATTGCATGCATTGATCACTCACTTTGCTAGCAGCACGAGATTCCATAATGCGTTTTGCTTCTGCCAAAGTCTGAAAAAGTAACACATGGCAGTCAGATACACAACAATGGCAAATGATAGACTGCAAAAGTCGACCACTTTCTCACCTCAGCATCCTTTCGTTCTTGCTGTTTAGTTTGGGAGAGAAGTGCTGATAATGCGCGCTTCCTCTCAGTCTCATGAGCAGCATCATAGCTATCCTGAGAACAAATGCAATAAACATATATGTCAGTACAGAACAAATTTATCACAACAATGAGGTAGTTAATTTTAGGTGGGGAAGAAATTAAGCACTACCTTCACAAGGGGATTCCCAGAAACATCATCAAATGACCGAGACCTATGAATTAGAAGAGACCGAGAAACTGCAAAAAAGAAATGACTACAAAGGTAAATGAAGGGGTGAAATACAACTAGAATCTGCACATATGCTTATCATAGCAATTGATTTAATAGGTGAATAATAAGCCATGAGGCCACCAAACATCTGGTAGCATTAAATAATACAAAGAAAAGTATGTACTATCAAGTGTGGAACAGAACAAATGCAGTGGCATGCTTATAAATTTTGGTCATCAATTtaacagaaggaaaaaaagaagttaTAAGAGGGTGGTTTAGAAGATAAATGATACAAGATGGTGTGCAAAAATCTTCCTC harbors:
- the LOC117848422 gene encoding SWR1-complex protein 4 isoform X2, which gives rise to MDAKDILGLPKTPFSSSLEKKSRPPKEPQRKPDGVSREVYALTGGVGMAPLMPTIEASHLKRRPAAEKEKVAWQWLPFTSSARSDNLQLYHWVRVVNGVPPTGDYQFAKYNKKVDVLKYTDEEYEKYLIDPAWSREETDQLFELCERFDLRFIVIADRFPTTRSVEDLKSRYYSVSRSLLIHRSRSFDDVSGNPLVKDSYDAAHETERKRALSALLSQTKQQERKDAETLAEAKRIMESRAASKNVDEAGMPSSSDNAMVPVDGVSPLSSTHPPLTHPNTAANSSIPNSLRTLRVYLRTHALDQMVQAASASAGLRVIKRVDQTLQDLGVNLKPKVPTKAVCVEHLELRNEILTLLNLQKQLQNKEAEVSANRESSFTEAPSTPKRSNRDIDRTFIPDTVGFSGERAGKRDHKRKLSGLHLEMN
- the LOC117848422 gene encoding SWR1-complex protein 4 isoform X3, which encodes MDAKDILGLPKTPFSSSLEKKSRPPKEPQRKPDGVSREVYALTGGVGMAPLMPTIEASHLKRRPAAEKEKVAWQWLPFTSSARSDNLQLYHWVRVVNGVPPTGDYQFAKYNKKVDVLKYTDEEYEKYLIDPAWSREETDQLFELCERFDLRFIVIADRFPTTRSVEDLKSRYYSVSRSLLIHRSRSFDDVSGNPLVKDSYDAAHETERKRALSALLSQTKQQERKDAETLAEAKRIMESRAASKNVDEAGMPSSSDNAMVPVDGVSPLSSTHPPLTHPNTAANSSIPNSLRTLRVYLRTHALDQMVQAASASAGLRVIKRVDQTLQDLGVNLKPKVPTKAVCVEHLELRNEILTLLNLQKQLQNKEAEVSANRESSFTEAPSTPKRSNRDIDRTFIPDTVGFSGERAGKRDHKRKAYI
- the LOC117848422 gene encoding SWR1-complex protein 4 isoform X1, giving the protein MDAKDILGLPKTPFSSSLEKKSRPPKEPQRKPDGVSREVYALTGGVGMAPLMPTIEASHLKRRPAAEKEKVAWQWLPFTSSARSDNLQLYHWVRVVNGVPPTGDYQFAKYNKKVDVLKYTDEEYEKYLIDPAWSREETDQLFELCERFDLRFIVIADRFPTTRSVEDLKSRYYSVSRSLLIHRSRSFDDVSGNPLVKDSYDAAHETERKRALSALLSQTKQQERKDAETLAEAKRIMESRAASKNVDEAGMPSSSDNAMVPVDGVSPLSSTHPPLTHPNTAANSSIPNSLRTLRVYLRTHALDQMVQAASASAGLRVIKRVDQTLQDLGVNLKPKVPTKAVCVEHLELRNEILTLLNLQKQLQNKEAEVSANRESSFTEAPSTPKRSNRDIDRTFIPDTVGFSGERAGKRDHKRKTTGRFIDAPPSPTQSKRPRKLKGSD